A single genomic interval of Prochlorococcus marinus XMU1406 harbors:
- a CDS encoding SDR family oxidoreductase gives MSTYLITGSNRGIGLELCRQIHKRGENVIATCRKASKELKDLGVRIEENIEISSDESITNLCKKLSGVKLDCLIHNAGIYEFNSFENLDKKSILRQFEVNALSPICMTQSLKHLLKRSSKVAFITSRMGSIEDNTSGSSYGYRMSKVALSMAAKSLSMDLSREDIYVAILHPGLVSTRMTGFTRNGISPEESVNGLLKRIDSLNKNNSGTFWHANGEVLPW, from the coding sequence ATGTCGACTTATCTAATTACAGGATCAAATAGGGGGATTGGATTAGAACTTTGTAGGCAAATTCATAAGAGGGGAGAAAATGTAATTGCAACTTGTAGGAAAGCTTCAAAAGAACTTAAAGATTTAGGAGTGAGAATCGAAGAGAATATAGAAATTTCTTCTGATGAGTCGATAACAAATTTGTGTAAAAAACTATCTGGCGTTAAATTAGATTGCTTAATTCATAATGCAGGAATTTATGAATTTAATTCTTTCGAAAACTTAGATAAAAAAAGTATTTTGCGGCAATTTGAAGTCAATGCATTGAGCCCAATATGTATGACTCAATCTCTTAAACATCTTTTAAAAAGATCTTCTAAAGTTGCTTTTATCACAAGTAGAATGGGATCTATTGAAGATAATACATCTGGAAGTTCTTATGGTTACAGGATGTCTAAGGTAGCCTTGTCCATGGCAGCAAAATCACTTTCCATGGATTTATCAAGAGAAGATATTTATGTAGCTATTTTGCATCCTGGATTAGTAAGTACAAGAATGACTGGCTTTACAAGAAATGGAATTAGTCCTGAAGAATCAGTAAATGGCCTTTTAAAACGTATTGATTCTCTAAATAAAAATAACTCGGGCACGTTTTGGCATGCCAACGGAGAAGTTTTGCCTTGGTAA
- a CDS encoding DUP family protein: MINKKDQSDPIDNLEYEKVLEEEIINSYESKFQKDTEEDIKKIKFYRLKRTPLEILNRSFFFFFIGSFLFSLFLAYSESKLWFILYVISALSCVFYTPNRKALKELIAAWPNIEDLIKGRSLWRKGK, from the coding sequence ATGATAAATAAAAAGGATCAAAGTGATCCAATTGATAATTTAGAGTATGAAAAAGTTCTAGAAGAAGAAATAATTAATTCGTACGAAAGTAAATTTCAGAAAGATACTGAAGAAGATATTAAAAAGATTAAATTCTACAGACTCAAAAGAACTCCATTAGAAATATTAAATAGGTCATTTTTCTTTTTCTTTATTGGAAGTTTTCTTTTCTCATTGTTTTTAGCTTATTCAGAAAGTAAGTTATGGTTCATACTTTATGTAATAAGTGCATTGTCATGTGTTTTCTATACTCCTAACAGAAAGGCACTTAAAGAATTAATAGCAGCTTGGCCAAATATAGAGGATCTCATTAAAGGGAGGAGTTTGTGGAGAAAAGGTAAGTAA
- a CDS encoding DUF3303 domain-containing protein, producing the protein MQRYLISYEFTDGEDQEEGAEMLINWYESGGPQNRPENYEVHSWIFMVQNGIGHSVVSADSLETIWKQWHPWRRLMDISIQPCMDLDETVGLFKKQKMNTRIV; encoded by the coding sequence ATGCAAAGGTATTTGATTTCCTACGAATTTACAGATGGCGAGGATCAAGAAGAAGGGGCAGAAATGCTAATTAATTGGTACGAATCAGGTGGTCCCCAAAACAGACCTGAAAACTATGAGGTTCATTCTTGGATTTTTATGGTTCAAAATGGGATTGGACATTCTGTAGTGAGTGCAGATTCTCTTGAGACAATTTGGAAGCAATGGCATCCCTGGAGAAGGTTAATGGATATAAGTATTCAGCCTTGTATGGATCTTGATGAGACAGTCGGATTATTCAAAAAACAAAAAATGAATACACGGATAGTCTAA
- a CDS encoding molecular chaperone DnaJ — translation MNTQELKVNYKKLLNKAAKANGRKETVSYLNRAAKIQSKLYSTSKVNCFRCNGAGFLRISLDETKTCLSCYGKGFLVQEIPEL, via the coding sequence ATGAATACCCAAGAACTTAAAGTCAACTACAAAAAGCTTTTAAACAAAGCTGCTAAAGCAAACGGTCGAAAAGAAACTGTTTCTTATTTAAATCGAGCTGCTAAAATCCAGTCAAAACTATACTCAACTTCTAAAGTAAATTGCTTCAGATGTAATGGAGCAGGTTTTCTAAGAATTTCATTAGATGAGACTAAAACGTGTCTATCTTGCTATGGAAAGGGTTTTTTAGTTCAAGAAATACCTGAGCTTTAG
- a CDS encoding DUF1499 domain-containing protein: protein MVSSIQGLAPITNPLNSVLVEKKLINVDQKFIQLVSLAEGLPRTEVIESGRNYWRGVCRSLIFRFPDDLEILKLDVRSYVDRSKGIIQIRSAARLGQSDLGVNLRRVEYLFNQLEQF, encoded by the coding sequence ATGGTTTCCTCCATTCAAGGTCTTGCTCCAATAACCAATCCATTAAATAGTGTCTTAGTAGAAAAGAAACTAATAAATGTTGATCAAAAGTTTATTCAACTTGTTTCTCTGGCAGAAGGTTTACCTCGTACAGAAGTTATTGAAAGTGGAAGGAATTATTGGAGAGGTGTTTGTAGGAGCTTGATTTTTAGATTTCCTGATGACCTTGAAATTTTAAAGCTTGATGTAAGAAGTTATGTAGATAGATCTAAAGGAATCATTCAGATAAGATCTGCAGCCAGATTAGGTCAATCAGATTTAGGCGTTAATCTAAGAAGAGTGGAATACTTGTTTAATCAATTAGAGCAATTTTAA